Proteins co-encoded in one Leucobacter exalbidus genomic window:
- the gltX gene encoding glutamate--tRNA ligase — protein MSETASSLFSTATGSDVRVRFCPSPTGTPHVGMVRTALFNWAYARHTGGTFVFRIEDTDAARDSEESYGQILDSLRWLGLNWDEGIDAGGSDGPYRQSQRGDIYQGVIERLREAGHLYESYSTSEEIDARNEAAGRPKQLGYDNFDRDLTDEQRAAFRAEGREPALRFRVPAVDLSFTDVVRGDITFPAGSTIDFVVVRPNGAPLYTLVNPVDDALMGITHVLRGEDLLSSTPRQIALYHALIEIGVAKAIPQFGHLPYVMGEGNKKLSKRDPESNLLHHRARGFIPEGLLNYLSLLGWSLAPDRDIFTSDEMIAAFDAHDVNPNPARFDQKKADSINADHIRLLTEEDFGTRILPYLIAGGVLPVEPTQAQLEIVRQAVPLVQSRVTVLSEVNDMLGFLFTTSEALNYEADALKSLKGDATAVLVAGSEALTALPETEWNTEAIQAALQAALIDGLGLKPRVAFGPLRVAASGRRVSPPLFESFELLGKSETLARLAKLTDYLAAETAAEEA, from the coding sequence ATGTCTGAGACTGCCTCCTCCCTGTTTTCCACCGCGACCGGTTCTGATGTTCGCGTACGCTTCTGCCCGTCACCCACGGGCACTCCCCACGTTGGTATGGTGCGCACCGCACTGTTCAACTGGGCCTACGCCCGGCACACGGGCGGTACCTTCGTGTTCCGTATTGAGGACACCGACGCCGCACGTGATAGCGAGGAAAGCTACGGCCAGATCCTCGACTCGCTGCGCTGGCTCGGCCTCAACTGGGACGAGGGTATCGACGCTGGCGGATCTGACGGCCCATACCGTCAGTCGCAGCGCGGTGACATCTACCAGGGCGTGATCGAGCGCCTGCGCGAGGCGGGTCACCTCTACGAGAGCTACTCGACCTCTGAAGAGATCGACGCGCGTAACGAAGCGGCCGGCCGCCCCAAGCAGCTCGGCTACGACAACTTCGACCGCGACCTCACCGACGAGCAGCGCGCCGCATTCCGCGCCGAAGGCCGCGAGCCGGCCCTGCGCTTCCGCGTGCCCGCTGTCGATCTTTCCTTCACCGACGTGGTGCGCGGCGACATTACGTTCCCCGCAGGCTCCACCATCGACTTCGTAGTGGTACGCCCCAACGGTGCACCGCTCTACACGCTCGTCAACCCCGTTGACGACGCCCTCATGGGGATCACCCACGTGCTGCGCGGCGAAGACCTGCTCTCGTCGACGCCCCGCCAGATCGCGCTGTACCACGCGCTCATCGAGATCGGCGTTGCGAAGGCGATCCCGCAGTTTGGCCACCTGCCCTACGTGATGGGCGAAGGCAACAAGAAGCTTTCGAAGCGCGACCCCGAGTCGAACCTGCTGCACCACCGTGCACGCGGCTTCATTCCCGAGGGTCTGCTGAACTACCTGTCGCTGCTGGGCTGGTCCCTCGCTCCGGATCGCGACATCTTCACGAGCGATGAGATGATCGCCGCGTTCGACGCACACGACGTGAACCCCAACCCGGCTCGTTTCGACCAGAAGAAGGCCGACTCGATCAACGCAGACCACATCCGTCTGCTCACCGAAGAAGACTTCGGCACCCGCATTCTGCCCTACCTCATCGCGGGTGGCGTGCTTCCCGTCGAGCCCACGCAGGCGCAGCTTGAGATCGTACGCCAGGCCGTGCCGCTCGTGCAGAGCCGCGTCACCGTCTTGTCTGAGGTCAACGACATGCTCGGCTTCCTCTTCACCACGAGCGAGGCACTGAACTACGAGGCCGACGCGCTGAAGTCACTGAAGGGTGACGCCACGGCTGTGCTCGTTGCCGGTTCAGAGGCGCTCACCGCGCTGCCCGAAACCGAGTGGAACACCGAAGCCATTCAGGCCGCCCTGCAGGCTGCCCTGATCGACGGTCTCGGTTTGAAGCCGCGCGTCGCCTTCGGTCCGCTGCGCGTGGCCGCCTCGGGCCGCCGCGTCTCACCGCCGCTGTTCGAATCATTCGAGCTGCTCGGTAAGAGCGAGACGCTCGCGCGCCTCGCCAAGCTCACCGATTACTTGGCCGCCGAAACGGCAGCAGAAGAGGCCTAA
- a CDS encoding NAD(P)/FAD-dependent oxidoreductase has product MTAGANDLPIGVAIIGGGPAGLSAGLQLVRANRRIAILDSNRPRHSATLESHGFLTRDGIPPLELRRIGREEFEAYPSAQYAQAIVRSVERLSEADAHAVGFPDGIGFRVHGTGIRGQANAEFIARRVLISAGLTEQLPQLPMIRAYYGTALHSCVECDGFEKTDKPLVLIGETSDLFARALLISRFSSDLIVFTNGADTIRPEQETQLNAIGIRVERRIIDDIVGEKADMTGVRLADGEVIARVGGFVRPRWNAPVEFMGEIELERDDWGLVVTDERGETSARGVYAVGDIVPPGPQQLIIAAGNGARVAAKLNMDMIRGALGVGMIDE; this is encoded by the coding sequence ATGACGGCGGGTGCGAACGATCTTCCCATTGGGGTCGCCATCATCGGTGGCGGCCCCGCGGGGCTTTCGGCTGGACTGCAACTGGTGCGCGCCAATCGGCGCATCGCCATTCTCGACAGCAACCGCCCCCGCCATTCGGCGACCCTCGAATCACACGGGTTCTTGACCCGCGACGGCATCCCGCCGCTCGAGCTGCGCCGCATCGGTCGCGAGGAATTCGAAGCGTACCCGTCGGCGCAGTATGCGCAGGCCATCGTGAGATCGGTCGAACGACTCAGCGAAGCTGACGCGCACGCCGTCGGCTTCCCCGATGGCATCGGTTTTCGGGTGCACGGCACCGGGATCCGGGGCCAAGCAAACGCCGAGTTCATTGCGCGCCGCGTGCTCATTTCGGCCGGGCTCACCGAGCAGCTCCCGCAGCTGCCCATGATTCGCGCCTACTACGGCACCGCGCTGCACAGCTGCGTCGAGTGCGATGGATTTGAGAAGACCGATAAACCGCTCGTACTCATCGGTGAAACCTCAGATCTGTTCGCCCGGGCGCTGCTGATCAGCCGCTTCAGCTCAGACCTCATCGTGTTCACGAACGGGGCCGACACGATTCGCCCCGAGCAAGAAACACAGCTGAACGCGATCGGCATTCGTGTCGAGCGCCGCATCATCGACGACATCGTCGGTGAGAAGGCCGACATGACGGGTGTGCGCCTCGCAGACGGCGAAGTCATTGCCCGCGTAGGCGGCTTCGTGCGCCCGCGTTGGAACGCCCCCGTCGAATTCATGGGCGAGATCGAACTCGAACGTGACGACTGGGGACTCGTCGTCACCGATGAACGCGGCGAAACATCGGCCCGCGGCGTGTACGCCGTCGGCGACATTGTGCCGCCGGGCCCGCAGCAACTCATCATTGCCGCAGGCAACGGAGCACGCGTTGCTGCGAAGCTCAACATGGATATGATCCGGGGTGCACTCGGGGTCGGGATGATCGATGAGTAA
- a CDS encoding queuosine precursor transporter: MSNTTERTMAQPAESSTPEDYQTPGARAARNGSRYAMISAMFVGILLISNVVAVKPIAFGAITLGDLSLPLVFDGGVFLFPLAYVLGDVLAEVYGLKASRRAIFSAFGLALVASLTIFVVQISPAAEGWNNQEAYAAVLGFVPRIVAASLIAFLAGQLVNAWVLDRLRQRTSGRFLRTRLIGSTIVGQLIDTLLFCTIAFAGIITGIDFVMYVVLGYVVKVLAEVVLLPITTRVITAVRTAEQRSLAA, translated from the coding sequence ATGAGTAACACGACGGAGCGAACGATGGCGCAGCCAGCCGAATCCAGCACCCCCGAGGATTACCAAACCCCCGGAGCGCGCGCAGCCAGAAACGGCTCGCGCTACGCCATGATCTCAGCAATGTTCGTTGGCATCCTGCTGATTTCGAACGTCGTCGCCGTGAAGCCGATCGCGTTTGGGGCAATCACCCTCGGTGATCTGTCACTGCCGCTCGTATTCGACGGGGGAGTGTTCCTCTTTCCCCTCGCCTACGTGCTGGGCGATGTGCTCGCCGAGGTGTACGGGCTGAAGGCCTCGCGCCGCGCCATTTTCTCGGCGTTCGGTCTCGCACTCGTCGCTTCACTCACGATCTTCGTGGTGCAGATCTCGCCGGCCGCCGAGGGCTGGAATAACCAAGAAGCCTACGCCGCCGTGCTCGGGTTTGTGCCGCGCATCGTCGCCGCAAGCCTGATCGCGTTTCTCGCAGGTCAGCTCGTGAATGCGTGGGTGCTCGACCGCTTGCGCCAGCGTACCTCAGGCCGGTTCTTGCGCACGCGACTCATCGGCTCAACGATCGTCGGGCAGCTGATCGATACGCTGCTGTTTTGCACGATCGCGTTTGCCGGCATCATCACCGGCATCGATTTCGTGATGTACGTGGTGCTCGGCTACGTGGTGAAGGTGCTCGCCGAAGTAGTGCTGCTGCCGATCACGACCCGCGTGATCACGGCCGTGCGCACCGCAGAGCAGCGCTCGCTCGCGGCCTAA